Proteins encoded in a region of the Zea mays cultivar B73 chromosome 4, Zm-B73-REFERENCE-NAM-5.0, whole genome shotgun sequence genome:
- the LOC100217167 gene encoding uncharacterized isoform X2 — translation MEGREGIAVGRESGHGSMFRAADIAMAEAQEAAAKGYQSSPSSPSTSPTPSPPAAAAGHAGDAAATPLAWSLGGETPSGAVVVDNGTQTAGQSEHASLSSGRRRGRPRGSGRRQILATLGEWYALSAGGSFTPHVIIVGTGEDVAARIMSFSQKGPRSVCILSANGSISNVTLRQPDASGSTFTYEGRFEILQLMGSFTMAEEGRRRTGGLSVSLAGPDGRVVGGVVAGMLRAASPIQVIVGSFLPNSLKQHQRRRMSMQQPSPVPALPAPVAPPPPVLTAATPISQAGPGNGFHAPPPPHSAAPPQPHANAMNLNATTTGFTMVGWPASSPQPMAYRASPDINVSLTPQE, via the exons ATGGAGGGAAGGGAGGGTATTGCAGTTGGCCGCGAATCCGGCCACGGCAGCATGTTCAGAGCAGCAGACATCGCCATGGCGGAGGCGCAAGAAGCAGCAGCGAAAGGCTACCAGTCCTCTCCATCCTCGCCGTCGACGTCCCCCACGCCGTCGCCGCCAGCGGCTGCGGCTGGCCACGCCGGGGACGCCGCCGCGACTCCGCTTGCCTGGAGCTTGGGCGGCGAGACGCCGAGTGGGGCCGTGGTGGTGGACAACGGCACGCAAACGGCCGGGCAGAGCGAGCACGCCAGCCTGAGCTCcgggcgccgccggggccggCCGCGCGGTTCCGGGAGGCGCCAGATCCTAGCCACTCTAG GGGAATGGTACGCGCTGTCAGCCGGCGGGAGCTTCACGCCTCATGTCATCATCGTGGGTACTGGGGAG GATGTGGCGGCGCGCATCATGTCGTTTTCTCAGAAGGGTCCACGCTCGGTCTGCATCCTCTCTGCCAACGGGTCAATCTCTAATGTAACACTGAGGCAGCCGGATGCATCTGGGAGCACCTTCACCTACGAG GGCCGTTTCGAGATCCTGCAGCTGATGGGCTCCTTCACAATGGCCGAGGAAGGCCGGAGGAGAACCGGCGGGCTGAGCGTCTCTCTTGCTGGCCCTGACGGCCGCGTAGTCGGCGGCGTAGTGGCTGGGATGCTGCGTGCTGCAAGTCCTATACAG GTGATCGTCGGAAGCTTCCTGCCCAACAGCCTGAAGCAGCACCAGAGGAGGAGGATGAGCATGCAGCAGCCTTCCCCCGTTCCGGCGTTACCAGCACCCGTGGCACCCCCGCCGCCGGTGCTTACCGCGGCCACCCCGATCTCGCAGGCAGGTCCCGGGAACGGGTTCCAcgcaccgccgccgccgcactCCGCAGCACCTCCCCAGCCCCACGCCAACGCCATGAACCTGAACGCGACGACGACGGGCTTCACCATGGTCGGCTGGCCTGCAAGCTCGCCGCAGCCCATGGCGTACAGGGCTTCACCTGACATCAACGTCAGCTTGACTCCCCAGGAGTAG
- the LOC100217167 gene encoding uncharacterized isoform X1 encodes MAGCSSVQAKQAQVQVLQIWMEGREGIAVGRESGHGSMFRAADIAMAEAQEAAAKGYQSSPSSPSTSPTPSPPAAAAGHAGDAAATPLAWSLGGETPSGAVVVDNGTQTAGQSEHASLSSGRRRGRPRGSGRRQILATLGEWYALSAGGSFTPHVIIVGTGEDVAARIMSFSQKGPRSVCILSANGSISNVTLRQPDASGSTFTYEGRFEILQLMGSFTMAEEGRRRTGGLSVSLAGPDGRVVGGVVAGMLRAASPIQVIVGSFLPNSLKQHQRRRMSMQQPSPVPALPAPVAPPPPVLTAATPISQAGPGNGFHAPPPPHSAAPPQPHANAMNLNATTTGFTMVGWPASSPQPMAYRASPDINVSLTPQE; translated from the exons ATGGCAGGCTGTAGTAGTGTCCAAGCAAAACAGGCACAGGTTCAGGTTCTGCAAATTTGG ATGGAGGGAAGGGAGGGTATTGCAGTTGGCCGCGAATCCGGCCACGGCAGCATGTTCAGAGCAGCAGACATCGCCATGGCGGAGGCGCAAGAAGCAGCAGCGAAAGGCTACCAGTCCTCTCCATCCTCGCCGTCGACGTCCCCCACGCCGTCGCCGCCAGCGGCTGCGGCTGGCCACGCCGGGGACGCCGCCGCGACTCCGCTTGCCTGGAGCTTGGGCGGCGAGACGCCGAGTGGGGCCGTGGTGGTGGACAACGGCACGCAAACGGCCGGGCAGAGCGAGCACGCCAGCCTGAGCTCcgggcgccgccggggccggCCGCGCGGTTCCGGGAGGCGCCAGATCCTAGCCACTCTAG GGGAATGGTACGCGCTGTCAGCCGGCGGGAGCTTCACGCCTCATGTCATCATCGTGGGTACTGGGGAG GATGTGGCGGCGCGCATCATGTCGTTTTCTCAGAAGGGTCCACGCTCGGTCTGCATCCTCTCTGCCAACGGGTCAATCTCTAATGTAACACTGAGGCAGCCGGATGCATCTGGGAGCACCTTCACCTACGAG GGCCGTTTCGAGATCCTGCAGCTGATGGGCTCCTTCACAATGGCCGAGGAAGGCCGGAGGAGAACCGGCGGGCTGAGCGTCTCTCTTGCTGGCCCTGACGGCCGCGTAGTCGGCGGCGTAGTGGCTGGGATGCTGCGTGCTGCAAGTCCTATACAG GTGATCGTCGGAAGCTTCCTGCCCAACAGCCTGAAGCAGCACCAGAGGAGGAGGATGAGCATGCAGCAGCCTTCCCCCGTTCCGGCGTTACCAGCACCCGTGGCACCCCCGCCGCCGGTGCTTACCGCGGCCACCCCGATCTCGCAGGCAGGTCCCGGGAACGGGTTCCAcgcaccgccgccgccgcactCCGCAGCACCTCCCCAGCCCCACGCCAACGCCATGAACCTGAACGCGACGACGACGGGCTTCACCATGGTCGGCTGGCCTGCAAGCTCGCCGCAGCCCATGGCGTACAGGGCTTCACCTGACATCAACGTCAGCTTGACTCCCCAGGAGTAG
- the LOC100217167 gene encoding uncharacterized LOC100217167: MQMEGREGIAVGRESGHGSMFRAADIAMAEAQEAAAKGYQSSPSSPSTSPTPSPPAAAAGHAGDAAATPLAWSLGGETPSGAVVVDNGTQTAGQSEHASLSSGRRRGRPRGSGRRQILATLGEWYALSAGGSFTPHVIIVGTGEDVAARIMSFSQKGPRSVCILSANGSISNVTLRQPDASGSTFTYEGRFEILQLMGSFTMAEEGRRRTGGLSVSLAGPDGRVVGGVVAGMLRAASPIQVIVGSFLPNSLKQHQRRRMSMQQPSPVPALPAPVAPPPPVLTAATPISQAGPGNGFHAPPPPHSAAPPQPHANAMNLNATTTGFTMVGWPASSPQPMAYRASPDINVSLTPQE, from the exons ATGCAGATGGAGGGAAGGGAGGGTATTGCAGTTGGCCGCGAATCCGGCCACGGCAGCATGTTCAGAGCAGCAGACATCGCCATGGCGGAGGCGCAAGAAGCAGCAGCGAAAGGCTACCAGTCCTCTCCATCCTCGCCGTCGACGTCCCCCACGCCGTCGCCGCCAGCGGCTGCGGCTGGCCACGCCGGGGACGCCGCCGCGACTCCGCTTGCCTGGAGCTTGGGCGGCGAGACGCCGAGTGGGGCCGTGGTGGTGGACAACGGCACGCAAACGGCCGGGCAGAGCGAGCACGCCAGCCTGAGCTCcgggcgccgccggggccggCCGCGCGGTTCCGGGAGGCGCCAGATCCTAGCCACTCTAG GGGAATGGTACGCGCTGTCAGCCGGCGGGAGCTTCACGCCTCATGTCATCATCGTGGGTACTGGGGAG GATGTGGCGGCGCGCATCATGTCGTTTTCTCAGAAGGGTCCACGCTCGGTCTGCATCCTCTCTGCCAACGGGTCAATCTCTAATGTAACACTGAGGCAGCCGGATGCATCTGGGAGCACCTTCACCTACGAG GGCCGTTTCGAGATCCTGCAGCTGATGGGCTCCTTCACAATGGCCGAGGAAGGCCGGAGGAGAACCGGCGGGCTGAGCGTCTCTCTTGCTGGCCCTGACGGCCGCGTAGTCGGCGGCGTAGTGGCTGGGATGCTGCGTGCTGCAAGTCCTATACAG GTGATCGTCGGAAGCTTCCTGCCCAACAGCCTGAAGCAGCACCAGAGGAGGAGGATGAGCATGCAGCAGCCTTCCCCCGTTCCGGCGTTACCAGCACCCGTGGCACCCCCGCCGCCGGTGCTTACCGCGGCCACCCCGATCTCGCAGGCAGGTCCCGGGAACGGGTTCCAcgcaccgccgccgccgcactCCGCAGCACCTCCCCAGCCCCACGCCAACGCCATGAACCTGAACGCGACGACGACGGGCTTCACCATGGTCGGCTGGCCTGCAAGCTCGCCGCAGCCCATGGCGTACAGGGCTTCACCTGACATCAACGTCAGCTTGACTCCCCAGGAGTAG